A portion of the Oscillospiraceae bacterium genome contains these proteins:
- the hprK gene encoding HPr(Ser) kinase/phosphatase → MGTFNVSLKTLTERVSLEVVYTPKELDQINVEIAEVNRPGLFLAGYYDYFDKLRLQIMGLAEMNFLSGLSAEKRYEALEQLFRQQPPAVIVGRSEELKPFPEMLELAKKHSVALLRSNETTCTLMGSLISVLNLELAPRITRHGVLVEVYGEGILILGDSGIGKSELAIELVKRGHRLVADDAVELRKVSNRQIMGTAPENIRHFIELRGIGIVNVARVFGVGAVKLSESLDLVVQLEAWDPTKNYQRTGLENEYYDILGVSIPSTSIPVSPGRNLAVVLETAAINNRQKKMGYNAARELLIRLGLDDKLD, encoded by the coding sequence ATGGGTACGTTCAACGTCTCGCTCAAAACGCTGACCGAGCGCGTCAGCCTGGAGGTGGTCTATACCCCCAAAGAACTGGACCAGATCAATGTTGAGATCGCAGAGGTCAACCGTCCGGGTCTGTTTCTGGCCGGATACTATGACTATTTTGATAAACTCCGTCTGCAGATCATGGGTCTGGCAGAGATGAATTTTCTGTCCGGGCTCTCGGCCGAAAAGCGCTACGAGGCGCTGGAACAGCTGTTCCGCCAGCAGCCGCCGGCCGTTATCGTGGGCCGCAGCGAAGAGTTGAAACCGTTCCCGGAGATGCTGGAGTTGGCCAAAAAGCACAGCGTGGCGCTGCTGCGCTCCAACGAGACGACCTGCACCCTGATGGGCAGCCTGATCAGCGTGCTGAACCTGGAGCTGGCTCCCCGCATCACCCGGCACGGCGTGCTGGTGGAGGTATACGGCGAGGGCATCCTGATCCTGGGCGACAGCGGCATCGGCAAGAGCGAGCTGGCCATTGAGCTGGTCAAGCGCGGGCACCGTCTGGTGGCCGACGATGCGGTAGAGCTGCGCAAGGTGTCCAACCGGCAGATCATGGGCACCGCTCCGGAGAATATCCGCCACTTCATTGAGCTGCGCGGCATTGGCATCGTCAATGTGGCCCGGGTGTTCGGTGTGGGTGCAGTCAAGCTGAGCGAGAGCCTGGACCTGGTGGTCCAGCTGGAAGCCTGGGACCCCACCAAGAATTACCAGCGTACGGGTCTGGAAAACGAATATTACGACATTCTGGGCGTCAGCATTCCCAGCACCAGCATTCCGGTCTCGCCCGGACGCAACCTTGCTGTGGTGCTGGAAACCGCGGCCATCAACAACCGCCAGAAAAAGATGGGTTACAATGCGGCCAGGGAGCTGCTGATCCGTCTGGGTCTGGACGATAAACTGGACTAA
- the rapZ gene encoding RNase adapter RapZ: MELLIVSGLSGAGKSVAMNALEDIGYFCIDNIPAALLPSITAFSKAGDNQLERVALCMDVRGCRTREEIEQALQQLDEQKKPYKILFLDAPDEVLMRRYSETRRRHPISISEGLSTRDAFLKERQILEPLRSRANYTINTALLSTAQNKERICDLFLKNGGAKSAMRLTIMSFGFKFGLPPEADLVLDVRCLPNPFYVPELKHKTGLDQEVVDFVMNHPEAKQLLDRYEQFLQVALPLYVKEGKSQLTIAVGCTGGKHRSITFARKIAEYCTSLGYEPGVQHRDAMR, encoded by the coding sequence ATGGAACTGTTGATCGTCAGCGGACTTTCCGGTGCAGGAAAGTCGGTTGCTATGAATGCGCTGGAAGATATCGGTTATTTCTGCATTGACAACATCCCGGCGGCACTTCTGCCCAGCATCACGGCCTTTTCCAAGGCGGGCGATAACCAGCTGGAACGGGTGGCGCTGTGTATGGATGTGCGTGGCTGCCGCACGCGGGAAGAGATCGAACAGGCACTGCAGCAGCTGGATGAGCAGAAAAAACCCTACAAGATCCTGTTCCTGGATGCGCCGGACGAGGTGCTCATGCGCCGCTACAGCGAGACCCGCCGCCGTCACCCCATCAGCATTTCCGAGGGGCTTTCCACCCGGGATGCCTTCCTGAAGGAACGTCAGATCCTGGAGCCGCTGCGGTCGCGGGCCAATTACACCATCAACACGGCATTGCTCTCGACTGCACAGAACAAGGAACGTATCTGCGACCTTTTCCTGAAAAATGGCGGTGCAAAAAGCGCCATGCGGCTTACCATCATGTCCTTCGGGTTCAAGTTTGGTCTGCCGCCGGAGGCGGATCTGGTACTGGATGTACGCTGCCTGCCGAACCCCTTCTATGTGCCGGAGCTCAAACACAAGACCGGCCTGGATCAGGAAGTGGTGGACTTCGTCATGAACCACCCGGAGGCAAAGCAGCTGCTGGACCGGTATGAGCAGTTTTTGCAGGTGGCACTGCCGCTCTATGTCAAAGAAGGCAAGAGCCAGCTGACCATCGCGGTGGGCTGCACCGGCGGCAAGCACCGCTCCATTACTTTTGCGCGCAAAATCGCGGAGTACTGCACATCCCTCGGCTACGAGCCGGGTGTCCAGCACCGCGATGCCATGCGCTGA
- the murB gene encoding UDP-N-acetylmuramate dehydrogenase yields MEQLKQQLQAAGILYKENEPLSAHCTFRIGGPADLFVMPRDEDQLCQTVQFCKQAEIRYYLLGNGSNILFADEGFRGAVIDVSAEAAGMGLSIYQNADGDHISAPAGLKLSELCKFALQHGYTGLEFAYGIPGTVGGAVYMNAGAYGGEMKDVLEAVSYLTADGRWVDSEASELDFSYRHSAFEENDACILGAVFHLEKGDPDTIKARMNELMQKRIDKQPLDKPSAGSTFKRPAGAFAAALIDQCGLRGYRHGGAAVSDKHCGFVVNLGGATCADVLALCDEVRAIVKEKTGYDLEKEIRVVK; encoded by the coding sequence ATGGAACAACTCAAGCAGCAGCTGCAGGCGGCTGGAATCCTTTATAAAGAAAACGAGCCGCTCTCGGCACACTGCACTTTCCGCATTGGCGGTCCGGCCGACCTGTTTGTGATGCCGCGGGATGAAGATCAGCTTTGTCAGACCGTTCAGTTCTGCAAACAGGCGGAGATCCGCTATTACCTGCTGGGCAATGGCAGCAACATCCTGTTTGCAGACGAGGGCTTTCGAGGAGCAGTCATTGATGTTTCTGCCGAAGCAGCGGGAATGGGACTGTCGATTTATCAGAATGCCGACGGCGATCATATTTCGGCACCGGCAGGTCTGAAACTTTCCGAGCTGTGCAAATTTGCCCTCCAGCACGGCTACACCGGGCTGGAATTTGCCTATGGCATCCCCGGCACGGTGGGCGGTGCCGTCTACATGAACGCCGGTGCTTACGGCGGCGAAATGAAGGATGTGCTGGAAGCCGTCAGCTATCTCACCGCCGACGGCCGCTGGGTGGACAGTGAAGCGTCCGAGCTGGACTTTTCCTACCGGCACAGTGCGTTTGAAGAGAATGATGCCTGCATCCTTGGCGCAGTGTTCCACCTGGAAAAAGGCGACCCGGATACCATCAAGGCCCGGATGAACGAGCTGATGCAGAAGCGCATCGACAAGCAGCCGCTGGACAAGCCCAGCGCCGGCAGCACCTTTAAGCGCCCGGCGGGCGCTTTTGCGGCGGCCCTCATCGACCAGTGCGGCCTGCGGGGTTACCGCCATGGCGGTGCCGCCGTAAGCGACAAGCACTGCGGTTTTGTGGTGAACCTGGGCGGTGCCACCTGTGCCGATGTGCTGGCTTTGTGCGACGAAGTGCGCGCCATTGTAAAGGAAAAGACCGGCTACGATCTGGAAAAAGAGATCCGGGTCGTGAAATAA
- a CDS encoding Na/Pi cotransporter family protein translates to MTIFNVFSLLGGLALFLFGMDIMGKALEKQAGGQLQKILSKLTDSPLKGFFLGLCVTAIIQSSSATTVMVVGFVNSGIMELHQAIGVIMGSNVGTTVTSWILSLSGLQGDSVLIKMLKPTSFSPLLAFIGILLYMCKSEKKKGVGTILIGFAVLMTGMTTMSNAVLPLQGEEWFTSLFVRFSNPILGVLVGALVTGIIQSSSASVGILQALSATGVITYGSAIPIIMGQNIGTCVTALISSVGATKNARRAAMVHLYFNIIGVTIFLFGFYGLNAVCHFAFVDSTIEAWGIAVVHSAFNILATLILLPFANGLEKLAILTIPDSPEKESFALLDERLLNTPAVAVERARSATADMAELARVGVVQAMSLTHQWNDELAQKVRDEESTVDRYEDALGTYLVKLSGRELSHADSQSVNTLLHTISDFERISDHSVNLLESAEEMHQKNIEFSKDAQEELQVLEDAVQDILSRTTDAFRKGDLHLASKVEPLEAVVNELVRAIKAHHIARLQTGSCSIEYGFVLDDLLTNYERVCDHCSNVAVAQIEVAQDSFDTHAYLNDLRHGKDTKESEEFHRRLDKYRERYLFPDNQSAEEFDK, encoded by the coding sequence ATGACTATTTTCAATGTCTTTTCGCTTCTGGGCGGCCTGGCCCTGTTCCTGTTCGGCATGGACATCATGGGCAAGGCGCTGGAAAAGCAGGCCGGCGGCCAGCTGCAGAAGATCCTGAGCAAGCTGACCGACAGCCCGCTCAAAGGTTTCTTTCTGGGTCTGTGCGTAACGGCCATCATCCAGAGCTCCAGCGCCACCACCGTCATGGTGGTCGGTTTTGTCAACAGCGGCATCATGGAGCTGCATCAGGCCATCGGCGTGATCATGGGCAGCAACGTGGGCACCACCGTCACCAGCTGGATCCTGAGCCTTTCGGGTCTGCAGGGCGACAGTGTGCTGATCAAGATGCTCAAACCCACTTCTTTCAGTCCTTTGCTTGCATTTATCGGCATTTTGCTGTATATGTGTAAGAGTGAGAAGAAAAAAGGTGTGGGCACCATCCTCATCGGCTTTGCCGTGCTGATGACCGGCATGACCACCATGTCCAACGCAGTGCTGCCGCTGCAGGGCGAAGAGTGGTTCACCAGCCTGTTCGTCCGCTTCTCCAACCCCATCCTTGGTGTGCTGGTGGGCGCACTGGTCACCGGCATCATCCAGAGTTCCAGCGCCAGTGTGGGCATTCTGCAGGCACTGAGCGCCACCGGCGTGATCACCTACGGCAGTGCCATCCCAATCATCATGGGCCAGAACATCGGCACCTGTGTCACGGCGCTGATCTCCTCGGTGGGTGCCACCAAGAATGCCCGCCGGGCCGCCATGGTGCACCTGTACTTCAACATCATCGGCGTGACCATCTTCCTGTTTGGTTTCTACGGTCTGAACGCCGTGTGCCACTTTGCCTTTGTGGATTCCACCATTGAAGCCTGGGGCATCGCCGTGGTGCACTCCGCCTTCAACATCCTGGCCACCCTCATCCTGCTGCCTTTTGCCAACGGGCTGGAAAAGCTGGCCATCCTCACCATCCCGGACTCCCCGGAAAAAGAGAGCTTTGCCCTGCTGGATGAACGTCTGCTGAACACCCCGGCTGTGGCCGTGGAGCGCGCCCGCAGCGCCACCGCCGACATGGCAGAGCTGGCCCGCGTGGGCGTGGTGCAGGCCATGAGCCTGACCCACCAGTGGAACGACGAGCTGGCCCAGAAGGTGCGTGACGAGGAAAGCACCGTGGACCGTTATGAGGACGCTCTGGGCACCTACCTTGTCAAGCTGTCCGGCCGCGAGCTGAGCCACGCCGACAGCCAGAGCGTGAATACCCTGCTGCACACCATCAGCGATTTCGAGCGCATCAGTGACCACTCGGTCAACCTGCTGGAATCCGCGGAGGAAATGCACCAGAAGAACATTGAATTTTCCAAGGACGCACAAGAGGAGCTGCAGGTGCTGGAAGATGCCGTGCAGGATATCCTGAGCCGCACCACCGACGCCTTCCGCAAGGGAGACCTGCACCTGGCCAGCAAGGTAGAGCCGCTGGAAGCTGTGGTCAACGAGCTGGTGCGTGCCATCAAGGCACACCACATTGCCCGCCTGCAGACCGGCAGCTGCTCCATTGAGTACGGCTTTGTGCTGGACGATCTGCTGACCAACTACGAGCGTGTGTGCGACCACTGCAGCAATGTAGCCGTTGCCCAGATCGAGGTAGCACAGGACAGTTTTGACACCCACGCTTACCTCAACGATCTGCGTCATGGCAAAGATACCAAGGAGAGCGAAGAATTTCATCGTCGACTGGACAAATACCGGGAGCGGTATCTCTTCCCGGACAATCAATCTGCGGAGGAATTTGACAAATGA
- a CDS encoding DUF421 domain-containing protein has translation MKLLIFRTILIYLCVLFAMRLMGKRQLGELQPEELVSTILISNLASISIESEDVPVTASLIPLFLIAALELLGSALSFRSQKFFNLLSGRPKTVILNGEIDQTALRTLRLTVADLMEALRGKDVFDPRDVSYAVIETNGTLSVALRPEKEPARLSDLQLRVEHCHATIPFVLDGQVLEDNLHWCGKDRAWLERTAQANTLLPQEILLLVGNETEDYFLLKKERRATAHEGRK, from the coding sequence ATGAAGCTGTTGATCTTCCGCACGATTTTGATCTACCTGTGCGTGCTGTTTGCCATGCGGCTGATGGGCAAGCGTCAGCTGGGGGAACTGCAGCCCGAAGAGCTGGTGTCCACCATCCTGATCTCCAATCTGGCGTCCATCTCCATTGAATCGGAGGATGTTCCGGTGACGGCCAGCCTGATCCCGCTGTTTCTCATTGCTGCGCTGGAGCTGCTGGGCTCCGCGCTGAGCTTCCGCAGCCAGAAGTTTTTCAATCTGTTGTCCGGGCGGCCCAAAACCGTGATCCTGAACGGAGAGATCGACCAGACCGCTCTGCGCACCCTGCGCCTGACGGTGGCCGACCTGATGGAAGCGCTGCGCGGCAAGGACGTCTTTGATCCGCGGGATGTGTCCTACGCGGTCATTGAGACGAACGGGACTCTTTCGGTGGCACTGCGGCCGGAAAAGGAACCTGCGCGGCTGTCCGACCTGCAGCTGCGGGTGGAGCACTGCCACGCAACCATCCCCTTTGTGCTGGATGGGCAGGTGCTGGAGGACAACCTGCACTGGTGCGGCAAAGACCGTGCCTGGCTGGAACGCACGGCACAGGCCAATACCCTGCTGCCGCAGGAAATCCTACTTCTTGTCGGCAATGAGACCGAGGACTATTTTCTCTTGAAAAAGGAGCGCCGCGCTACGGCGCATGAGGGCCGGAAATGA
- a CDS encoding DUF4363 family protein codes for MKRIYACFAIVAALLATAFYSSFQVQRFADDISADLDCAIEAIRTSDLPSARQALARGADRCDRMREKMNHLLRTEDFTELEAALRTADGHLEQNAPEEAFGELRRAQVRVETLQWLARRFV; via the coding sequence ATGAAACGGATCTACGCCTGCTTTGCCATCGTGGCCGCTTTGCTGGCCACCGCCTTTTACAGCAGCTTTCAGGTACAGCGCTTTGCCGATGACATCTCCGCCGACCTGGACTGTGCCATTGAGGCCATCCGCACCAGCGATCTGCCCTCGGCCCGGCAGGCACTGGCCCGCGGGGCCGACCGGTGTGACCGGATGCGGGAAAAGATGAACCATCTGCTGCGCACGGAGGATTTTACCGAGCTGGAAGCAGCCCTGCGCACCGCCGACGGGCACCTGGAGCAGAACGCCCCCGAAGAAGCCTTTGGGGAACTGCGCCGGGCACAGGTACGGGTGGAAACACTGCAATGGCTGGCCCGGCGGTTTGTGTAA
- a CDS encoding response regulator transcription factor, translated as MIYIVEDDDAIRELEQYALQSNGYEVASFASSEPFWQAMRTEAPELVILDVMLPGEDGFSILKKLRNTPSLHRLPIIMVTAKSSELDTVRGLDCGADDYISKPFGIMEFLSRVRASLRRAAPEERPNVLSFHEILLDNARHSVTVNNQPVELTYKEYSLLRLLLENTNLVVTRETILQVVWGTDISVESRTVDMHIRTLRKKLGDAGRYICTIRKVGYKLADDEEAGDE; from the coding sequence ATGATCTATATCGTAGAAGATGATGACGCCATCCGTGAGCTGGAGCAGTATGCCCTGCAGTCCAACGGTTATGAAGTGGCCAGCTTTGCCAGTTCCGAACCGTTCTGGCAAGCCATGCGCACCGAAGCCCCGGAGCTTGTGATCCTGGACGTGATGCTGCCCGGCGAGGATGGGTTCTCCATCCTGAAAAAACTGCGCAACACCCCTTCCCTGCACCGGCTGCCCATCATCATGGTCACGGCCAAATCCAGCGAGCTGGACACCGTGCGCGGGCTGGACTGCGGTGCCGACGACTACATTTCCAAGCCGTTCGGCATCATGGAGTTCCTCAGCCGGGTGCGTGCCTCTCTGCGCCGGGCGGCTCCGGAGGAACGGCCCAATGTGCTCAGCTTCCATGAGATCCTGCTGGACAATGCACGTCACAGCGTGACAGTGAACAACCAGCCTGTCGAACTGACCTACAAAGAATACAGCCTGCTGCGCCTTCTGCTGGAGAACACCAACCTTGTGGTGACCCGCGAGACGATTTTGCAGGTGGTGTGGGGCACCGACATTTCGGTGGAAAGCCGCACCGTGGACATGCACATCCGCACCCTGCGCAAAAAGCTGGGCGATGCCGGACGCTACATCTGCACCATCCGCAAGGTGGGCTACAAGCTGGCCGATGACGAGGAGGCTGGAGACGAATGA
- the nrdR gene encoding transcriptional regulator NrdR, whose amino-acid sequence MKCPYCGAEESKVIDSRPTEDSERIRRRRECLSCHMRFTTYEVVETVPLVVIKKDNSREPFDRQKLLNAMLRACAKRPVSYEAIERAVTSIEQTLLSSYDREIPSVRIGELTMQELKKIDEVAYVRFASVYRQFADVESFFNELKKLMGDRKDAQ is encoded by the coding sequence GTGCTGAGGAATCCAAGGTGATCGACTCGCGCCCTACCGAAGACAGTGAGCGCATCCGCCGCCGCCGGGAATGTCTGAGCTGCCATATGCGGTTCACGACCTACGAGGTGGTGGAAACAGTCCCGCTCGTGGTCATCAAAAAGGACAACTCCCGGGAGCCGTTTGACCGGCAGAAGCTGCTGAATGCCATGCTGCGGGCCTGCGCCAAGCGCCCCGTGAGCTACGAGGCCATTGAGCGCGCGGTCACCAGCATCGAGCAGACCCTGCTCAGCTCCTACGACCGCGAGATCCCCAGTGTGCGCATCGGGGAGCTGACCATGCAGGAACTGAAAAAGATCGACGAGGTGGCCTATGTCCGCTTTGCCTCGGTCTACCGGCAGTTTGCCGACGTGGAGAGCTTTTTCAATGAACTGAAAAAGCTCATGGGCGACCGAAAGGACGCACAGTAA
- a CDS encoding spore germination protein, giving the protein MQQLSLHLAENLAELDARFGASADYYAKEIMIYHCRGCIVLFDGMASLDSLWELLLDAASRQALQQPCPCTGQEVYERILHGSASPAESTPVEDLPDLVKRLTAGMAVLLLDGCAKGIAFSVQALKYRSVDEPEGEGNLRGSREGFADLLRVNLSLLRRLVRTDDLVLEVAQADTAAGTEYAICYCRSRADPAMVRQVRQTLAAAKPELLLDSSYFVPWLLPSRARLFTPVSYTQRPAAASAKLCEGRIVVLVNGSPSAMVLPALFCENFECLDDYASTAVFASFLRVLNYASFYLTVFLPGAFVCLAVYLPELIPPQLLYKIEAAEKATPLPLFAEMLLVILLLEVIREAGLRMPQSLGHSVSLVAALILGDAAIATGLMSTPVIFVASITSIAVFVTPALYEPATLLRIGVVVAAGLAGPVGLAGAFFVLLLSLSGTGMLGVPYLAQHPFPQSPLAEDGVIRRNYRHLSRKGFNIWQKRRPRA; this is encoded by the coding sequence GTGCAGCAGTTGTCGTTGCATCTGGCCGAAAATCTGGCAGAGCTGGACGCCCGGTTCGGTGCCTCTGCGGATTATTATGCCAAGGAAATCATGATTTATCATTGCCGGGGCTGCATTGTGCTGTTTGACGGCATGGCCAGTCTGGATTCACTGTGGGAGCTGCTGTTGGACGCAGCCAGTCGGCAGGCGCTGCAGCAGCCCTGCCCATGCACCGGGCAGGAAGTGTATGAGCGCATCCTGCATGGTTCCGCTTCCCCGGCCGAGAGCACCCCGGTGGAGGATCTGCCGGATCTTGTCAAGCGGTTAACGGCAGGCATGGCAGTGCTGCTGCTGGATGGCTGCGCGAAAGGCATTGCTTTTTCGGTGCAGGCCCTCAAGTACCGCTCGGTGGACGAGCCGGAAGGGGAGGGCAACCTGCGCGGCTCGCGGGAGGGCTTTGCCGACCTGCTGCGGGTGAACCTGAGCCTGCTGCGCCGTCTGGTCCGCACCGATGATCTGGTGTTGGAGGTGGCGCAGGCCGACACCGCCGCAGGGACAGAGTACGCTATTTGCTACTGCAGGAGCAGGGCAGACCCTGCCATGGTGCGCCAGGTGCGGCAGACCCTTGCCGCTGCAAAGCCGGAGCTGCTGCTGGACAGCAGTTATTTTGTACCGTGGCTTCTGCCCAGCCGGGCACGGCTGTTCACTCCGGTCAGCTATACCCAGCGCCCGGCGGCGGCTTCGGCCAAACTATGTGAGGGCCGCATTGTAGTGCTGGTCAACGGCAGCCCGTCGGCCATGGTGCTGCCGGCGCTCTTCTGTGAAAACTTTGAATGCTTGGACGACTACGCGTCCACTGCTGTGTTCGCCTCCTTCTTGCGGGTGCTGAACTATGCTTCCTTTTACCTCACGGTCTTTCTGCCGGGGGCGTTCGTTTGTCTGGCGGTCTATCTGCCGGAGCTGATCCCGCCCCAATTGCTGTATAAGATCGAAGCCGCCGAAAAGGCTACGCCGCTGCCCCTGTTTGCAGAAATGCTGCTGGTCATCCTGCTTCTGGAGGTCATCCGGGAGGCCGGGCTGCGGATGCCGCAGTCGCTGGGGCATTCGGTCAGTCTGGTGGCCGCCCTCATTCTGGGCGATGCCGCCATTGCCACCGGCTTGATGAGCACCCCGGTCATCTTTGTGGCCAGCATTACGTCCATTGCGGTGTTCGTCACGCCCGCTTTGTACGAACCGGCCACCCTGCTGCGCATCGGCGTAGTGGTGGCTGCGGGGCTTGCCGGGCCGGTGGGACTGGCCGGGGCTTTTTTTGTGCTGCTGCTCAGCCTGTCCGGCACCGGGATGCTGGGGGTGCCGTATCTTGCACAGCATCCGTTCCCGCAAAGCCCGCTGGCCGAGGACGGCGTCATCCGGCGCAACTATCGGCACCTGTCCCGCAAGGGGTTTAACATCTGGCAAAAACGGAGGCCCCGCGCATGA
- a CDS encoding ATP-binding protein encodes MKPHSMEEKISYRLFLMGFLGLLFTAALCIFVFHRAFTAQAWDDLEKESDLIRAGYDLTSEPQQLSFFVTGDLRITLISPDGDVIFESATDQPMENHLTRPEIVQALQGSIGKDIRDSQTMGYETYYYAVQLPGGNILRVAQDAETVWSVYDGALPAIVLSCVALMLAAAILSTLLTRALVQPVLNMTEDLDHIQDKVPYKELIPFAESIHADRILRENNEKMRQDFTANVSHELKTPLTSISGYAELIETGIAKPEDVPGFAQKIHGEASRMIQLVNDILQLSSLDNASETSSMPEMEVVDLLDVAKECVERQKLNARHTYITLTYLGESAPVRGNRNLLDELCQNLCDNAIRYNRPGGKVQIVTACTRDGHCSLTVTDNGIGIPRESQSSVFERFYRVDKSRSKATGGTGLGLAIVKHIALIHGARIKLESQVDVGTTITVTFPTAS; translated from the coding sequence ATGAAGCCGCACAGCATGGAAGAAAAAATCAGCTACCGGCTGTTCCTCATGGGCTTTCTGGGGCTGCTGTTCACCGCAGCACTGTGCATCTTTGTCTTTCACCGGGCTTTTACCGCCCAGGCCTGGGATGACCTGGAAAAAGAGAGCGATCTCATCCGTGCCGGGTATGACCTGACCAGCGAGCCGCAGCAGCTTTCTTTCTTTGTGACCGGCGACCTTCGCATTACGCTGATCTCCCCGGACGGCGACGTGATCTTTGAGTCTGCCACCGATCAGCCCATGGAGAACCATCTTACCCGTCCGGAGATCGTGCAGGCGCTGCAGGGCAGCATCGGCAAGGACATCCGTGATTCCCAGACCATGGGATATGAGACCTATTATTATGCCGTGCAGCTGCCCGGCGGCAACATCCTGCGCGTAGCGCAGGACGCCGAAACGGTGTGGTCGGTCTACGACGGAGCCCTGCCGGCCATCGTGCTGAGCTGCGTTGCCCTGATGTTGGCTGCCGCGATCCTCTCCACCCTGCTCACCCGCGCCCTTGTGCAGCCGGTGCTGAACATGACCGAGGATCTGGACCACATTCAGGATAAGGTCCCGTACAAGGAACTGATTCCCTTTGCTGAGAGCATCCATGCCGACCGCATCCTGCGGGAAAACAACGAGAAGATGCGGCAGGATTTCACCGCCAATGTGAGCCACGAGCTCAAGACCCCGCTGACCAGCATTTCCGGGTATGCGGAACTGATCGAGACCGGCATCGCCAAGCCGGAGGATGTGCCCGGTTTTGCCCAGAAGATCCATGGCGAAGCCAGCCGGATGATCCAACTGGTGAACGATATCCTGCAGCTGTCCAGCCTGGACAACGCCTCCGAGACCTCCTCCATGCCGGAAATGGAGGTCGTGGACCTGCTGGACGTAGCCAAGGAGTGTGTGGAGCGTCAGAAGCTGAACGCCCGCCACACCTACATCACCCTGACCTATCTGGGCGAGAGCGCACCGGTGCGGGGCAACCGCAATCTGTTGGATGAATTGTGCCAGAACCTGTGTGACAACGCCATCCGCTACAACCGCCCCGGCGGCAAGGTGCAGATCGTGACAGCCTGCACCCGGGACGGCCATTGCAGCCTGACCGTGACCGACAACGGCATCGGCATCCCGCGCGAGTCGCAGAGCAGTGTGTTCGAGCGCTTCTACCGGGTGGACAAGAGCCGCAGCAAGGCCACCGGCGGCACCGGTCTGGGGCTGGCCATCGTCAAGCACATTGCCCTCATCCACGGGGCCCGCATCAAGCTGGAAAGTCAGGTGGACGTCGGCACGACCATCACGGTCACCTTCCCCACGGCATCCTGA